The genome window GCTATCCATCGCAACAATACATTAGTCAATATTTTACGTCAAAAATGCAAAAATTAGCGTACTGTATGTAAAAAGGAAAGCCCGTATATTGTGAAATACGGCATTTTGCTAATATTTTTGACAAAACACCTTTGCATGAGTCTCGTCAGCAACAATATTAAATACTTACGTCGGCTAAATGGCCTCACTCAAGAGCAGTTTGCCCGTCGAATTGGCATCAAGCGTTCGTTGCTGGGTGCCTATGAAGAAGCCCGCGCCAATCCGAATCTGGACAATTTGATGTCTATTGCTCGTGCCTTTAATACCACAGTTGATTTATTGCTAAAAAACGATCTGCGGAAAATTCGGGAGACGCCTGACTTGAGCCTTCCGCTGGATCGGGGCGGCTCCGATTCCCACGGCGCAACCCCTTCTCCGCTCCTACGCGACACGGCCGATTCGGGCCCCAAACCGCTTTCTACCGTTCTGGATAAATATTATCAGGCTCCTGAACCAAATCGGGTACATGAACTTCCCAAAGAAAGCCCGCGACGGCCGGACTTGATCCCCGAGTTCGGTACATCCAGCCGGGAACCGGAAACGGTGCGTCTGGTGGCCCAACGGGTTACACCGCGCCCCGTTACTTCTGGTTCTGGTTTTACGCACCAGCCAGCAGCCTACCCGCCGCCGGCTCCACCTTCGTTCAACAATGCATTTGAAGGCTCCCAATCAACAGGCTCGCGGCAAAATAACGCGCGGTCCATGCCCGAGGAAACGTTCTCGCAAAGCCCTATTCCCTTCGTTCGGCATGCGCAGTTTGGCGAATACCTGCAACGCTATCAACACGTTGACTTCCTGAACCGGCTCCCAACGTTGCAGTTACCCTTGTTGCCTACTGGCCATTACCGAGCTTTTGAGGCGGGGGAAGAATTTGCGTTTCCGGGGGCTTTGCTGATTGGGCAATTTGTCCGAAACTGGTATGAGATTATTGACGGAAAAATGTACATCCTGCTCGTTCAGCATCAGGGCATTATCTGTCGCCGCCTGTTTAATCAAGTGAAGGCGAAAGGAACCTTGTTGCTCACTGCCGACCAACCTGCTATTCCCAGCCGGGAAGTTTCCATTCGGGATGTTCAGGAAGTGTGGGAGGTGAAAGCTTTTGTTAGTCAGCAACTTCCCGAACCAGCTCCCCCGCTCGACCGACTCCGAAGCTTGGTCGATGAATTGCATTTTGAACTCGAACGAATCAAAAAATAACCTTTGGTAGCCATGATCGATGAAAAAGAAATACCCCCCGACTACGACCCCCAGGGCGATATTTCCTATTGGCGTGGCTTATTCAGTACTTATAAAAAATCACTCGGTGCCCGCGCTATCAAGAAGCGCCTGGCCGAACGGGACGATTTTTTCCGGACACGTTCCGGGCAAAACGACATTCAGCGGGTTTTGCTCGACCGGGGTACACTGGACAGCACCCGCCGCGTGGTGCTGACGCTTCATGCGCTCAAACTGGAT of Tellurirhabdus bombi contains these proteins:
- a CDS encoding helix-turn-helix transcriptional regulator produces the protein MSLVSNNIKYLRRLNGLTQEQFARRIGIKRSLLGAYEEARANPNLDNLMSIARAFNTTVDLLLKNDLRKIRETPDLSLPLDRGGSDSHGATPSPLLRDTADSGPKPLSTVLDKYYQAPEPNRVHELPKESPRRPDLIPEFGTSSREPETVRLVAQRVTPRPVTSGSGFTHQPAAYPPPAPPSFNNAFEGSQSTGSRQNNARSMPEETFSQSPIPFVRHAQFGEYLQRYQHVDFLNRLPTLQLPLLPTGHYRAFEAGEEFAFPGALLIGQFVRNWYEIIDGKMYILLVQHQGIICRRLFNQVKAKGTLLLTADQPAIPSREVSIRDVQEVWEVKAFVSQQLPEPAPPLDRLRSLVDELHFELERIKK